The Nitrogeniibacter aestuarii genome has a window encoding:
- a CDS encoding bifunctional aconitate hydratase 2/2-methylisocitrate dehydratase, translating to MLEAYRKHAAEREALGIPALPLDKQQTLDLVELLKNPPAGEEDFLVELLTYRVPAGVDDAAKVKAEFLAKVAKGEESCGLVSRAKATELLGTMLGGFNIKPMIDLIDDAEVGGIAAEGLKKTLLMFDYFHDVKELAEKGSANAKAVMQSWADAEWFTSRPEVPASMKISIFKVTGETNTDDLSPAPDAWSRPDIPLHALAMLKNPRPGITPEEPGVRGPVKFLEDMRAKGNLVAYVGDVVGTGSSRKSATNSVLWFTGEDIPYVPNKRFGGVCLGSKIAPIFFNTMEDAGALPIEIDVSSMEMGDEVELKVNTDTAVVTAFKNGEQIAEAPLKTPVILDEVRAGGRIPLIIGRGLTAKAREALGLPVSTLFRLPQNPADSGKGFSLAQKMVGRACGMPEGQGIRPGTYCEPKMTTVGSQDTTGPMTRDELKDLACLGFSADLVMQSFCHTAAYPKLVDVRMHRELPSFISNRGGVALRPGDGVIHSWLNRLLLPDTVGTGGDSHTRFPIGISFPAGSGLVAFAAATGVMPLDMPESVLVRFKGKMQPGVTLRDLVNAIPLYAIKQGLLTVEKKGKKNIFSGRILEIEGLPDLKVEQAFELSDASAERSAAGCTVHLNKEPIVEYMNSNITLMKWMIANGYEDKRTLGRRIKSMEDWIANGELLKGDDDAEYAAVIEIDLADIKEPIVACPNDPDDVKTLSDVAGANIDEVFIGSCMTNIGHFRAAGKVLEGKSDIPTRLWIAPPTKMDAMILNEEGYYSVLGKSGARMEMPGCSLCMGNQAQIRKGSTAMSTSTRNFPNRLGIDTQVYLGSAELAAVCALMGKIPTTAEYMAQVEALGAKAGEVYRYMNFDQIEEFKQVADTVEV from the coding sequence ATGCTAGAAGCCTATCGTAAGCATGCCGCCGAGCGCGAAGCGCTTGGTATCCCCGCGCTGCCGCTGGATAAGCAGCAGACTCTCGATCTGGTCGAACTTCTCAAGAACCCCCCGGCGGGCGAGGAAGACTTCCTGGTTGAACTGCTCACGTACCGTGTGCCGGCTGGCGTGGACGATGCGGCCAAGGTGAAGGCTGAGTTCCTCGCCAAGGTTGCCAAGGGTGAAGAGTCCTGTGGTCTGGTGTCCCGCGCCAAGGCCACCGAACTGCTCGGCACCATGCTGGGCGGTTTCAACATCAAGCCGATGATCGACCTGATCGACGACGCTGAAGTGGGCGGTATCGCAGCCGAGGGCCTGAAAAAGACCCTGCTGATGTTCGATTACTTCCATGACGTCAAGGAACTGGCCGAGAAGGGCAGCGCCAATGCCAAGGCCGTGATGCAGTCGTGGGCCGACGCCGAGTGGTTCACCAGCCGTCCGGAAGTGCCTGCTTCCATGAAGATCTCCATCTTCAAGGTGACCGGCGAAACCAACACCGACGACCTGTCCCCGGCACCCGATGCTTGGTCCCGTCCGGATATCCCGCTGCATGCGCTGGCCATGCTCAAGAACCCGCGTCCGGGCATCACGCCGGAAGAGCCGGGCGTCCGTGGCCCCGTCAAGTTCCTGGAAGACATGCGCGCCAAGGGCAACCTGGTGGCCTACGTCGGTGACGTGGTCGGTACCGGTTCCTCGCGCAAGTCCGCCACCAACTCGGTGCTGTGGTTCACTGGCGAAGACATCCCCTACGTCCCGAACAAGCGCTTCGGTGGCGTGTGCCTGGGCTCCAAGATTGCGCCGATTTTCTTCAACACCATGGAAGACGCCGGCGCGCTGCCGATCGAAATCGACGTGTCGTCGATGGAAATGGGTGATGAAGTCGAACTCAAGGTGAACACCGACACCGCTGTCGTGACCGCCTTCAAGAACGGCGAGCAGATCGCTGAAGCCCCGCTCAAGACCCCGGTGATTCTGGACGAAGTGCGTGCTGGTGGCCGTATTCCCCTGATCATCGGTCGTGGCCTGACCGCCAAGGCGCGCGAAGCGCTGGGCCTGCCGGTCTCCACCCTGTTCCGCCTGCCGCAGAACCCGGCCGATTCCGGCAAGGGCTTCTCTCTGGCACAGAAAATGGTCGGTCGCGCCTGCGGCATGCCGGAAGGCCAGGGCATCCGCCCGGGCACCTACTGCGAGCCGAAGATGACCACCGTCGGTTCCCAGGACACCACCGGCCCGATGACCCGTGACGAGCTGAAGGATCTGGCTTGCCTGGGCTTCTCCGCCGACCTGGTGATGCAGTCCTTCTGCCACACCGCTGCCTATCCGAAGCTGGTCGACGTGCGCATGCACCGCGAACTGCCGTCCTTCATCTCCAACCGTGGCGGTGTTGCCCTGCGCCCGGGTGACGGCGTGATTCACTCCTGGCTCAACCGTCTGCTGCTGCCCGATACCGTCGGTACCGGTGGTGACTCCCACACCCGTTTCCCGATCGGCATTTCCTTCCCGGCCGGTTCAGGTCTGGTGGCCTTCGCGGCCGCTACCGGTGTGATGCCGCTGGACATGCCCGAGTCGGTGCTGGTGCGCTTCAAAGGCAAGATGCAGCCGGGCGTCACCCTGCGTGATCTGGTCAATGCCATCCCGCTGTACGCCATCAAACAAGGTCTGCTGACGGTCGAGAAGAAGGGCAAGAAGAACATCTTCTCTGGTCGCATCCTCGAGATCGAAGGTCTGCCGGATCTGAAGGTCGAGCAGGCATTCGAACTGTCCGATGCATCTGCCGAGCGTTCTGCAGCCGGTTGTACCGTGCATCTGAACAAAGAGCCGATCGTCGAGTACATGAACTCGAACATCACGCTCATGAAGTGGATGATCGCCAACGGTTACGAAGACAAGCGCACCCTGGGTCGCCGTATCAAGTCCATGGAAGACTGGATCGCCAATGGCGAACTGCTCAAGGGCGACGACGATGCCGAATACGCTGCCGTCATCGAGATCGATCTGGCCGACATCAAGGAGCCGATCGTGGCCTGCCCGAACGATCCGGACGATGTGAAGACCCTGTCCGACGTGGCCGGTGCCAACATCGATGAAGTGTTCATCGGTTCGTGCATGACCAACATCGGTCACTTCCGTGCTGCCGGCAAGGTCCTGGAAGGCAAGTCGGACATCCCGACGCGCCTGTGGATCGCGCCGCCGACCAAGATGGACGCCATGATCCTCAACGAGGAAGGCTACTACTCGGTGCTCGGCAAGTCCGGTGCCCGTATGGAAATGCCGGGCTGCTCCCTGTGCATGGGTAACCAGGCGCAGATCCGCAAGGGCTCGACGGCCATGTCCACCTCCACGCGTAACTTCCCGAACCGTCTCGGTATCGACACCCAGGTGTATCTGGGTTCCGCCGAACTGGCTGCGGTGTGCGCGCTGATGGGCAAGATCCCGACCACCGCCGAGTACATGGCCCAGGTCGAGGCGCTGGGCGCCAAGGCCGGCGAAGTTTACCGCTACATGAACTTCGACCAGATCGAAGAGTTCAAGCAAGTGGCTGACACCGTCGAAGTCTGA
- a CDS encoding sensor histidine kinase, which produces MFSLRSIKSKLIAIFVVMKVVPLILLALIAWAAAQRLGDTVTEGASALADRSLAVVKEIGAEASSDAIRALDERARQSIERLTTDTAAAVAAFLYDRDKDVLAAADLAPDEAVYSRFLQHRTRTLIDHGQWRLKADESGWEPVKPLVVEHLAADPSLALGDNNRSFNARPPRPVDVQSDAPLFVEMTFVDLDGRERIKINGDGRRGTLNDITRQENTFVKAEKYWPALSKLKPGDIYVSDVIGAYVGSRVIGPYTPASAKKAGIAYEPEASAYAGMENPVGQRFKGIVRWATPVERGGEIVGYVTLALDHDHIRQFTDRIVPTDRRYTSINNAADGNYAFMWDHEARAISHPRDYFIPGFDPATGKRVAPWLDKDTYAQWQASGEDIETFLTHMLPFDEQSLSKKPSVDMIKAGTVALDCRYLNFSPQCAGWVQLTENGGSGSFLIFFSGLWKLTTAAAIPYYTGQYGASGTGFGFVTIGANVDEFHSAATESADRIGRMVEDKRVLFERQRGFILDSIQKNLHRTASELGMSTLVMVIVVIAVAIWMARFMTRRITDINSGIGQFTAGDLGYRLKVKSRDEMGQLSVSLNHMADAVQESFARSEDARRRAEEANQLKSDFIASISHELRTPLNGIMGFAELLELELNDPVKRDCATTIKNSGAHLLSVVNDLLDLAKIEAGRMELRRETLELKPFLERSFESHRAHGQAKGLKMRLELDDALPGSIEIDEQRLRQIINNLLNNAIKFSDEGEVAMCALRKGDHLVIDVHDSGCGIAEDDLDAIFEKFRQVDQFLTRAQGGTGLGLALAREFAQMLGGDITVRSVPGEGSTFTLTIPLTSQ; this is translated from the coding sequence TTGTTTTCGCTCAGGAGCATCAAGTCGAAGCTGATAGCGATCTTTGTGGTCATGAAGGTCGTTCCCCTGATTCTGCTGGCACTCATTGCCTGGGCCGCCGCCCAGCGTCTCGGGGATACAGTGACCGAAGGGGCAAGCGCCCTGGCCGACCGGAGCCTCGCGGTGGTCAAGGAAATCGGTGCCGAAGCCTCATCGGATGCCATACGCGCCCTGGACGAACGGGCACGTCAATCGATCGAGCGTCTCACCACCGATACCGCCGCTGCGGTTGCCGCGTTTCTGTACGATCGGGACAAGGATGTCCTCGCCGCCGCCGATCTGGCCCCCGATGAGGCGGTCTACAGCCGCTTCCTGCAGCATCGAACGCGCACCTTGATCGATCACGGGCAGTGGCGTCTGAAGGCTGATGAGAGCGGCTGGGAGCCCGTGAAACCGCTCGTGGTTGAGCACCTCGCAGCCGACCCTTCACTGGCACTGGGCGACAACAATCGCTCGTTCAATGCGCGCCCGCCACGCCCAGTCGATGTTCAGAGCGATGCGCCGTTGTTTGTCGAAATGACCTTTGTCGACCTTGACGGACGCGAGCGTATCAAGATCAATGGTGACGGCCGCCGAGGCACGCTGAATGACATCACCCGGCAGGAAAACACCTTTGTCAAAGCGGAGAAATACTGGCCGGCGTTGAGCAAACTCAAACCCGGCGACATCTATGTGTCCGATGTCATTGGTGCCTACGTCGGGAGCCGGGTGATCGGCCCCTACACGCCGGCGAGTGCGAAGAAGGCCGGCATCGCCTACGAACCCGAAGCGTCGGCGTATGCCGGGATGGAAAATCCGGTAGGGCAGCGTTTCAAGGGCATCGTCCGCTGGGCAACGCCCGTGGAGCGCGGCGGTGAGATCGTGGGATACGTCACTCTGGCCCTCGATCATGATCATATCCGGCAGTTCACGGATCGAATCGTGCCGACCGACCGGCGCTACACATCGATCAACAACGCAGCCGACGGCAACTACGCCTTCATGTGGGACCATGAAGCCCGCGCGATTTCCCATCCGCGGGATTACTTCATCCCCGGATTCGATCCGGCAACCGGAAAGCGGGTCGCGCCGTGGCTGGACAAGGACACCTACGCGCAGTGGCAGGCTTCCGGGGAGGACATCGAGACCTTTCTGACTCACATGCTGCCGTTTGACGAGCAGTCCTTATCGAAGAAGCCGTCGGTCGACATGATCAAGGCGGGTACGGTGGCGCTCGATTGCCGTTATCTAAACTTCTCGCCCCAGTGCGCCGGCTGGGTCCAGCTGACCGAAAACGGAGGCTCGGGCTCTTTCCTGATCTTTTTCAGCGGTCTGTGGAAACTCACGACGGCGGCTGCCATTCCTTACTACACCGGGCAATACGGAGCGTCGGGCACGGGTTTCGGCTTCGTGACCATCGGCGCCAACGTCGACGAGTTTCACAGCGCGGCTACCGAGTCGGCCGACCGTATCGGGCGGATGGTGGAAGACAAACGAGTGCTCTTCGAACGCCAGCGTGGGTTCATTCTCGATTCCATTCAGAAAAACCTTCACCGCACGGCCTCGGAGCTGGGGATGTCGACGCTCGTGATGGTCATCGTGGTGATTGCCGTGGCCATCTGGATGGCGCGCTTCATGACGCGTCGGATTACCGACATCAATTCGGGTATCGGGCAATTTACGGCCGGTGATCTCGGGTATCGGCTCAAGGTGAAATCGCGTGACGAAATGGGCCAGCTATCGGTCTCGCTCAATCACATGGCTGACGCGGTTCAGGAGTCTTTTGCGCGATCCGAGGACGCGAGGCGACGGGCCGAGGAGGCCAATCAGCTCAAGTCGGACTTCATTGCCAGCATCTCGCACGAGTTGCGCACGCCGCTCAACGGCATCATGGGCTTTGCCGAACTGCTGGAACTCGAACTGAATGATCCCGTCAAGCGTGACTGTGCCACCACCATCAAGAATTCCGGGGCGCATCTGCTGAGTGTGGTGAATGATCTGCTCGATCTTGCCAAGATCGAGGCCGGCCGCATGGAATTGCGCCGGGAGACACTGGAATTGAAGCCTTTTCTCGAACGCAGCTTCGAAAGCCATCGGGCGCACGGGCAGGCCAAGGGGCTGAAAATGCGTCTTGAGCTGGACGACGCGCTGCCCGGCTCGATTGAAATTGATGAGCAGCGTTTGCGCCAGATCATCAATAATCTGCTCAACAACGCCATCAAGTTTTCAGACGAGGGCGAGGTCGCCATGTGTGCCCTTCGGAAAGGGGACCATCTTGTCATCGATGTACACGACTCTGGATGCGGTATCGCAGAGGATGACCTCGACGCGATTTTCGAGAAGTTCCGTCAGGTGGACCAGTTCCTGACCCGTGCGCAAGGTGGCACCGGCCTTGGCCTCGCGCTGGCACGCGAATTCGCCCAGATGCTCGGCGGAGATATCACCGTCCGGTCCGTGCCGGGCGAAGGCTCGACATTCACGCTCACGATTCCACTCACGTCACAGTAG
- the acnA gene encoding aconitate hydratase AcnA, translating to MERTFLTPGGHEGRFMSLPALAERFPQIKRLPVSIRILLEAVARNADDTRITGTHIEQLANWQAQGERSEEVPFMVARVVLQDFTGVPLLCDLAAMRTVADDTGRSPAAIEPLVPVDLVVDHSVQVDFFGTVDALHKNMEMEFQRNRERYQFMKWGMQAFDGFRVVPPGIGIVHQVNLEYLFEGVRNRPGDDLYYPDTLVGTDSHTTMINGLGVVGWGVGGIEAEAAMLGQPVYILTPDVIGVELTGTLPEGTTATDLVLTVTEMLRKEKVVGCFVEFFGDGTASLSVTDRATIANMAPEYGATMGFFPVDEKTVDYMQKTGRADDACERFEAYFRAQEMFGIPRAGDVDYTRVVKLDLSTIVPSLAGPKRPQDRIELPAMRKTFESLFVAPSSDNGFAMKQEKLTERYPTQMKGVDLGHGDILIAAITSCTNTSNPAVMIAAGLLARKAVEKGLRVKPHIKTSLAPGSRVVTDYLTKSGLIEPLGELGFTLAGYGCTTCIGNSGDLAPELNEAIVEHDVVAAAVLSGNRNFEARIHPNIRANYLASPPLVVAYALAGTANIDLSSEALGQDASGKPVYLKDIWPSSEEIDTVMPYAQDPVTFSKLYTDFSGEVELWNEIPAPTGDVYDWPESTYIAKPPFFDGFGMTPPPVSDVHGAKPLLLLGDSVTTDHISPAGRFSETSPAGQWLIDAGVEKKDFNSYGSRRGNHEVMMRGTFANVRIKNLMLPPDADGKRIEGGYTLFDGEQTTVFDAASRYMAGNAPTVVFAGEEYGTGSSRDWAAKGTLLLGVKAVVANSFERIHRSNLVGMGVLPAQFMDGTSWESLAIGPNDSFDIEGIEAGLAPRQELTLRIHRSSGETEEVPIRSRLDTDVEVAYYQHGGILPYVLRDIMN from the coding sequence ATCGAGCGCACGTTCTTGACCCCTGGCGGCCATGAAGGCCGGTTCATGAGCCTTCCAGCCCTTGCCGAGCGTTTCCCTCAGATCAAGCGCCTGCCCGTGTCCATCCGCATCCTGCTTGAGGCTGTTGCCCGAAACGCGGATGACACGCGCATCACCGGCACCCATATCGAGCAATTGGCCAACTGGCAGGCGCAAGGCGAGCGCAGCGAAGAGGTGCCTTTCATGGTGGCTCGTGTCGTGCTGCAGGACTTCACTGGCGTGCCTCTGTTGTGCGACCTGGCGGCCATGCGCACGGTGGCCGACGACACCGGCCGCTCGCCCGCCGCCATCGAGCCGCTGGTGCCGGTGGACCTGGTGGTCGACCACTCGGTACAGGTGGACTTCTTCGGCACCGTCGACGCCCTTCACAAGAACATGGAAATGGAGTTCCAGCGCAACCGCGAGCGCTATCAGTTCATGAAGTGGGGCATGCAGGCCTTTGATGGATTCCGTGTGGTCCCGCCCGGTATCGGGATCGTCCACCAGGTGAACCTGGAGTATCTCTTCGAGGGCGTGCGCAATCGCCCGGGCGACGATCTGTACTACCCCGACACCCTGGTCGGTACGGACTCCCACACCACCATGATCAACGGTCTTGGCGTCGTGGGCTGGGGGGTTGGCGGCATTGAGGCGGAGGCCGCCATGTTGGGCCAGCCGGTCTATATCCTCACGCCCGACGTGATCGGCGTCGAACTCACTGGCACCCTGCCCGAAGGCACCACGGCGACCGACCTGGTGCTGACGGTTACCGAGATGCTGCGCAAGGAAAAAGTGGTCGGCTGTTTTGTCGAATTCTTCGGCGATGGCACCGCCAGCCTGTCGGTGACCGACCGGGCAACCATTGCCAACATGGCACCGGAGTATGGCGCCACGATGGGCTTTTTCCCGGTGGACGAAAAGACCGTCGACTACATGCAGAAGACCGGACGCGCCGACGACGCCTGTGAGCGCTTCGAGGCCTACTTCCGCGCGCAGGAGATGTTCGGCATCCCCCGCGCTGGCGACGTGGACTACACGCGGGTGGTTAAGCTCGATCTATCGACGATCGTTCCCTCGCTGGCCGGACCGAAGCGCCCGCAGGACCGCATCGAACTGCCCGCCATGCGCAAGACCTTCGAATCCCTGTTCGTTGCCCCCTCTTCCGACAACGGCTTTGCCATGAAGCAGGAAAAGCTCACCGAGCGCTACCCTACCCAAATGAAAGGGGTTGATCTTGGCCATGGCGATATTCTCATCGCCGCGATCACCTCGTGCACCAACACCTCGAACCCGGCCGTGATGATCGCTGCCGGGCTGCTTGCCAGAAAGGCGGTGGAGAAAGGCCTGCGGGTCAAGCCTCATATCAAGACATCGCTGGCCCCCGGATCTCGGGTGGTGACGGATTATCTGACCAAGTCCGGGCTGATCGAGCCGCTGGGCGAACTGGGCTTCACGCTCGCGGGCTACGGGTGCACGACCTGTATCGGCAATTCCGGCGATCTTGCCCCCGAGCTCAACGAGGCCATCGTCGAACATGACGTGGTGGCCGCCGCCGTGCTCTCGGGCAACCGGAACTTCGAGGCCCGCATTCACCCCAATATCCGCGCCAACTACCTGGCGTCGCCACCGCTGGTGGTTGCCTACGCCCTGGCCGGCACGGCAAACATCGACCTGTCGAGCGAGGCGCTGGGTCAGGACGCCAGTGGCAAACCGGTCTATCTCAAGGACATCTGGCCCAGCTCGGAAGAAATCGACACCGTCATGCCTTATGCCCAGGACCCGGTCACCTTCAGCAAGCTTTACACCGACTTCTCGGGCGAAGTGGAATTGTGGAACGAAATCCCGGCCCCGACGGGCGACGTCTACGACTGGCCCGAATCCACCTACATCGCCAAGCCGCCCTTCTTCGACGGATTCGGCATGACACCCCCGCCGGTCAGCGATGTGCATGGGGCCAAACCGCTGCTCCTGCTGGGGGACTCGGTCACTACCGACCACATTTCGCCGGCCGGACGCTTCAGCGAAACATCGCCGGCGGGCCAGTGGCTGATCGACGCCGGCGTCGAGAAGAAAGACTTCAACTCATATGGCTCCCGACGCGGTAACCATGAGGTGATGATGCGTGGCACCTTCGCCAACGTGCGCATCAAGAATCTGATGCTGCCGCCCGATGCCGACGGCAAACGGATCGAAGGGGGTTATACGCTCTTCGACGGGGAGCAGACGACCGTCTTCGACGCAGCAAGCCGATACATGGCAGGCAATGCGCCCACAGTGGTCTTTGCCGGCGAGGAATACGGCACCGGCTCATCTCGCGACTGGGCGGCCAAGGGCACCCTGCTGCTGGGGGTCAAGGCGGTGGTGGCCAACAGCTTCGAGCGCATCCACCGGTCCAACCTGGTGGGTATGGGCGTGCTGCCGGCTCAGTTCATGGACGGCACCAGTTGGGAGTCTCTGGCGATTGGCCCCAATGACAGCTTCGACATCGAGGGCATCGAAGCCGGACTTGCACCACGCCAGGAACTGACCTTGCGCATTCACCGCAGTTCGGGCGAAACGGAGGAAGTGCCCATTCGCTCGCGGCTCGATACCGACGTCGAGGTCGCCTACTACCAGCACGGTGGCATCCTGCCCTACGTCCTGCGCGACATCATGAACTGA
- a CDS encoding YchJ family protein — protein sequence MKKKPVPCPCGRPARLDLCCGPIIEGRQAAPTPEALMRSRYTAFATGARDYLLESWHASTRPDALDLDDNPRWIGLTVVCAEETADERATVEFIARYRIGGKAHVLHEVSRFLREDGRWFYLDGDILSD from the coding sequence ATGAAAAAGAAACCCGTGCCCTGTCCGTGCGGCCGCCCGGCCCGCCTCGATCTGTGCTGCGGCCCGATCATCGAGGGCCGGCAGGCAGCCCCGACGCCCGAGGCGCTCATGCGATCCCGCTATACCGCGTTCGCCACCGGCGCCCGCGACTACCTGCTGGAGAGCTGGCACGCCTCGACACGGCCTGACGCGCTGGACCTGGATGACAATCCACGCTGGATCGGCCTGACGGTTGTCTGCGCCGAAGAGACTGCCGACGAGCGCGCCACGGTCGAGTTCATTGCCCGGTACCGGATCGGCGGCAAAGCACACGTGTTGCATGAGGTCAGCCGCTTCCTGCGTGAAGACGGACGCTGGTTCTATCTGGACGGCGATATCCTGTCCGACTGA
- a CDS encoding DUF6394 family protein produces the protein MNLEKVIFGFFIVLAATLNFGFFVGDLDNPAHHDIYELFAAIVVSFIATVLKFGDRTQIGAVHLATSLVADLQLIAAAMVWGYGVHVAGVGMSPDITAKVVSLSGGAMLANIISIVILITETIMQRR, from the coding sequence ATGAATCTCGAAAAAGTCATCTTCGGCTTCTTCATCGTTCTGGCCGCCACGCTCAACTTCGGCTTTTTCGTGGGCGATCTGGACAATCCGGCCCATCACGACATCTATGAGCTGTTCGCCGCCATTGTGGTGAGCTTCATCGCCACCGTGCTCAAGTTTGGCGATCGCACCCAGATCGGCGCTGTCCACCTGGCCACCTCGCTGGTGGCCGACCTGCAGCTGATCGCGGCGGCCATGGTCTGGGGGTATGGCGTACACGTGGCCGGGGTGGGCATGTCGCCTGACATCACGGCCAAGGTGGTTTCCCTGTCCGGCGGCGCCATGCTCGCCAACATCATCTCGATCGTCATCCTGATCACCGAAACCATCATGCAGCGTCGATGA
- a CDS encoding response regulator, with product MMENDPKTNEHQPRRMLICDDNPVNRKIASMMANRMGFEVVEADNGLDGQKILAAQQFDVLLLDISMPGMSGDELLAAYLATSPNPRPRILAYTAHAFPGERARLLEAGFDDLLVKPVSVSSFEAACQ from the coding sequence ATGATGGAAAACGACCCGAAAACGAACGAGCATCAGCCGCGTCGCATGCTCATCTGTGATGACAATCCGGTCAATCGCAAGATCGCGAGCATGATGGCCAATCGCATGGGCTTCGAGGTCGTCGAGGCAGACAATGGCCTGGATGGCCAGAAAATTCTTGCGGCGCAGCAATTCGATGTTCTGCTGCTCGACATCAGTATGCCGGGCATGTCCGGCGACGAATTGCTGGCCGCCTATCTGGCCACGTCACCCAATCCACGTCCGCGAATCTTGGCCTATACTGCTCATGCATTTCCCGGCGAAAGGGCGCGACTGCTCGAAGCCGGTTTCGACGACCTGCTGGTCAAGCCCGTCAGTGTGTCCAGCTTCGAAGCCGCGTGCCAGTGA
- a CDS encoding penicillin-insensitive murein endopeptidase, which yields MHLPKWHYLLAAFVLCPPAQAGESTCYGTPSNGRLEGGVSLPNAGANFHTYGRVPSALGRTYVHAKVRDTLTSAYKRLEALTPGVPYVFAESGWATGGSFKPHKTHQNGLSVDLMVPVRRHDGTPVPMPTHAFNRYGYDIEFDATGRSDDLVIDFDALGALMLALADAARTNGIGVQRVIFAPDLQPALYASEHGKEVRRRVTIPTKRSWVRHDEHIHVDFSVPCQPLNKYPK from the coding sequence ATGCACTTACCGAAATGGCATTATCTGCTGGCTGCTTTCGTCCTCTGCCCGCCGGCACAGGCGGGTGAAAGCACCTGCTATGGCACGCCTTCGAACGGACGGCTCGAAGGCGGTGTCAGCCTGCCGAACGCCGGCGCCAACTTCCACACGTACGGCCGCGTGCCCAGTGCCTTGGGGCGAACCTATGTGCACGCCAAGGTCCGGGACACGCTCACAAGCGCCTATAAACGCCTCGAAGCGCTGACGCCAGGCGTCCCCTATGTGTTTGCGGAAAGCGGCTGGGCAACGGGCGGCTCGTTCAAGCCCCACAAGACACATCAGAATGGCCTCTCGGTCGATCTGATGGTGCCCGTGCGTCGACATGACGGCACGCCCGTTCCGATGCCCACCCATGCGTTCAACCGTTACGGCTACGACATCGAGTTCGACGCCACAGGCAGGAGCGACGACCTCGTCATTGATTTCGATGCGCTTGGCGCCTTGATGCTGGCACTGGCCGACGCCGCGCGTACTAACGGTATCGGGGTGCAACGCGTGATCTTTGCACCCGATTTACAACCCGCGCTGTATGCCTCCGAGCACGGCAAAGAGGTCAGGCGCCGGGTGACAATCCCGACGAAGCGCTCATGGGTACGGCACGACGAACACATCCATGTCGATTTCAGCGTGCCCTGCCAACCCTTGAACAAGTACCCCAAATAA